Proteins found in one Arthrobacter pascens genomic segment:
- a CDS encoding MarR family winged helix-turn-helix transcriptional regulator: MTGTFADSIENRFDPSTPASADPLLASELVTEIEFLAARAVSIGTARANSMLAPLDLKVRSYSVLALACTAEAPSQRELADFLCLVPSQIVAIVDALEQRGLVERIGDRNDRRSKAIRATASGKKLYKNASRAVREAEASSLEALTVDECDQLRGLLRRIAFTPAG, from the coding sequence ATGACCGGAACATTCGCGGACAGTATTGAGAACCGATTTGATCCCTCAACACCGGCGTCTGCCGATCCGTTGCTTGCGAGTGAACTTGTCACTGAAATCGAGTTCCTCGCCGCCCGCGCCGTCAGCATCGGAACGGCACGGGCCAACTCAATGCTGGCCCCACTGGATCTGAAGGTCCGGTCCTATTCCGTACTCGCCCTCGCCTGCACGGCGGAAGCTCCGTCCCAGCGGGAACTGGCTGATTTCCTGTGCCTGGTGCCCAGCCAAATCGTCGCGATCGTGGACGCACTGGAGCAGCGCGGCCTTGTGGAGCGCATCGGCGACAGGAACGATCGGCGCTCCAAGGCCATCCGGGCAACTGCTTCCGGCAAGAAGCTGTACAAAAATGCCTCTAGGGCCGTTCGAGAAGCCGAAGCCAGCTCCCTCGAAGCTCTGACTGTCGACGAATGTGATCAGCTCCGCGGCCTGCTCCGCAGGATTGCTTTTACTCCGGCTGGTTAG
- a CDS encoding amylo-alpha-1,6-glucosidase, whose amino-acid sequence MAGWNADNAAGPAGHGAVTLVEGSSFCISLDNGDILPDRPHGVFHQDTRVLSRWGLTINGQPMEPLGAWTPFPFQGIFVGRTVRADGRADSPLTVERRREVGAGIVEEITIHNYSLEPAGCDVELSVDADFADLFEVKDGRFQRRWTQTRRTEDGALTIEAVWHGLQKGIVVSVTGGDAGLEGLRLRRDIPAQGTWTILATVAPLFAETDHTSRTFGTSPDALSPQALRQQAWDTRIPLTRVGNPSVERSLLRSHNDIGALRIVDPQHPDRVVVAAGAPWFMALFGRDSLLSSFMVLPVDASLALGTLQTLADRQGSVVDVLTEEQPGRILHEVRFGVGTGLALGGKSAYYGTADATPLFVTLLGEVSRWGAAADDIAALLPHADRALEWIRDYGDRDGDGYVEYQRLNNQGLINQGWKDSWDGINFADGRIAEAPIALCEVQGYVYSAYIARAWMAHAAGDWALAAELRDRAERLKKQFNEQFWLPDRGYYAIALDKDKRPVDACASNMGHCLWSGIVDEDKAPLVAERLMSPEMFSGWGVRTLATDMGAYNPVSYHNGSVWPHDNALIVAGLMRYGFVKEAQQLSSALVEAGEHTDNRLPELFCGFSRSDYPEPLPYPTACSPQAWASATPVMLIRSLLRYEVDVPLGGLWVDPVLPEAWGSLHTTNLPVGEAWIKLDVTGSRVTVDGLAPGMMFHRGTRPLLVDLLDPERHRPREVKGSRPN is encoded by the coding sequence ATGGCCGGATGGAATGCAGACAATGCGGCCGGGCCTGCCGGGCACGGGGCCGTAACTCTGGTCGAAGGCTCCTCGTTCTGCATTTCGCTGGATAACGGGGATATCCTTCCCGATCGTCCCCATGGAGTCTTCCATCAGGATACGAGAGTCCTCTCCCGGTGGGGCCTGACCATTAACGGCCAGCCGATGGAGCCCCTGGGCGCATGGACGCCTTTCCCGTTCCAGGGAATCTTCGTCGGCAGGACAGTCCGTGCCGACGGCCGGGCCGACAGCCCGTTGACGGTGGAACGCAGGCGGGAAGTAGGTGCCGGGATCGTCGAAGAGATCACGATCCACAACTATTCCCTTGAACCTGCCGGGTGCGACGTCGAACTGTCCGTTGACGCGGACTTCGCTGACCTCTTCGAAGTAAAGGACGGGCGGTTCCAGCGGCGGTGGACACAGACTCGGCGGACCGAGGACGGAGCGTTGACGATCGAAGCCGTCTGGCACGGCCTGCAAAAGGGTATCGTCGTCAGCGTGACGGGCGGCGACGCCGGTTTGGAGGGGCTCCGTCTGCGCAGGGACATTCCGGCGCAGGGGACGTGGACTATCTTGGCGACCGTGGCGCCCCTGTTCGCCGAAACCGACCACACCTCCCGAACCTTCGGGACTTCACCCGATGCCCTGTCACCGCAGGCACTCCGGCAGCAAGCGTGGGACACGCGTATTCCGCTTACGCGCGTCGGCAATCCGTCCGTCGAACGAAGCCTCCTGCGCAGCCACAATGACATCGGGGCCCTGCGGATCGTCGATCCGCAGCATCCCGACCGCGTGGTGGTCGCGGCTGGGGCGCCGTGGTTCATGGCACTGTTCGGGCGGGACTCATTGCTGTCCTCCTTCATGGTTCTGCCCGTCGACGCGTCGCTGGCATTGGGCACGCTGCAGACCTTGGCCGACCGGCAGGGCTCGGTGGTTGATGTCCTGACCGAGGAACAGCCGGGTCGGATTCTGCACGAGGTGAGGTTCGGCGTCGGCACGGGCCTGGCACTGGGCGGGAAGTCCGCCTACTACGGCACCGCCGATGCGACCCCCCTGTTCGTGACCCTGCTCGGCGAAGTCAGCCGTTGGGGAGCTGCCGCCGACGACATCGCCGCGCTGCTGCCCCATGCAGACCGCGCTCTGGAGTGGATCCGGGATTACGGAGACCGTGATGGAGACGGGTACGTCGAGTACCAGCGCCTCAATAACCAGGGGCTCATCAACCAAGGCTGGAAGGACTCCTGGGATGGGATCAACTTTGCCGACGGCCGGATCGCGGAGGCTCCCATCGCATTGTGCGAGGTGCAGGGCTACGTGTACAGCGCCTACATCGCCCGCGCATGGATGGCGCACGCTGCGGGCGACTGGGCACTTGCCGCGGAGCTCCGGGATCGTGCCGAGCGGCTGAAGAAGCAGTTCAACGAACAGTTCTGGCTGCCGGACCGCGGCTACTACGCCATCGCCCTCGATAAGGACAAACGGCCCGTCGATGCCTGCGCATCCAACATGGGCCATTGCCTGTGGTCGGGAATCGTGGATGAGGACAAGGCGCCGCTGGTCGCCGAGCGGCTGATGTCCCCGGAGATGTTCAGCGGTTGGGGTGTGCGGACCCTGGCCACGGACATGGGTGCGTACAACCCGGTCAGCTACCACAACGGCTCCGTCTGGCCGCACGACAACGCGCTCATCGTTGCCGGCCTGATGCGCTACGGCTTCGTGAAGGAAGCACAGCAGCTTTCCTCAGCACTTGTGGAAGCCGGCGAACATACGGATAACCGCCTGCCCGAACTGTTCTGCGGCTTCAGCCGGTCCGACTACCCGGAACCGCTCCCATACCCCACAGCCTGCTCCCCGCAGGCGTGGGCATCGGCTACCCCGGTGATGCTTATCAGGAGTCTCCTCCGTTATGAGGTGGATGTCCCTTTGGGCGGACTGTGGGTGGATCCGGTTTTACCGGAAGCCTGGGGGAGCCTGCACACCACAAACCTGCCTGTCGGCGAGGCATGGATCAAGCTCGATGTGACAGGATCCCGGGTTACGGTGGATGGCTTAGCCCCGGGCATGATGTTCCACAGGGGAACGAGGCCATTGCTGGTCGATCTCTTGGACCCGGAACGGCATCGTCCTAGGGAAGTGAAGGGGTCCCGCCCCAACTAG
- a CDS encoding DUF6510 family protein, protein MTGNNGSASPGAEDPRLEDQDIAGTAANPIPHLDGNAAAGPLWELFRIDIIAAIGRCKHCGAIRAFGEASVYADGPGIVVRCTSCGGVLLRLVETPTWYWLDVSGLSYLQIDREG, encoded by the coding sequence GTGACTGGCAACAACGGCTCCGCTTCCCCGGGCGCTGAAGACCCGCGCCTCGAGGACCAGGACATCGCCGGAACCGCGGCCAATCCAATACCTCATCTCGATGGAAACGCTGCGGCAGGACCGCTGTGGGAACTGTTCCGCATCGACATCATTGCAGCCATCGGACGGTGCAAGCACTGCGGCGCCATCCGGGCCTTCGGGGAGGCATCGGTCTACGCCGACGGCCCGGGAATCGTTGTGCGCTGCACTTCCTGCGGGGGTGTCCTCTTGCGCCTGGTAGAGACTCCCACCTGGTACTGGCTCGACGTCAGCGGACTCAGCTATCTGCAGATCGACCGCGAGGGCTAG
- a CDS encoding gamma-glutamyltransferase family protein: MPYVRRQFAAVTAALAMSVTSGAVVSPAFADPRVIDKTATATGYGGAVSTVDPEASAAAIEVLREGGNAADAAVAAAATLGVTEPYSAGIGGGGYFVFYDAKTGEVSTIDGRETAPAAMPRDAFIDPSTITPEKPAGSPYSFAALVSSGVSVGVPGTPATWERALERWGTLSLGEALEPAIEVADRGFVVDETFRQQTLDNAVRFSAFTSTSSLFLPGGDAPAVGSVFRNDDLAQTYGLLAKEGTQGFYGGPLAAEIAATVQAPPKDPTWTPPVSQPPFPPLPVPPGYMTTADLAAYRALDQAPTHVEYRGLDVYGMAPSSSGGTTVGEALNILEPFNLSEMRNPDGTNPEALHHYLEASALAFADRAKYVGDPAFVDVPTAALTDPVFGKERACQLNPTVAALKPVPAGNVASYDGACPAAAAALTDEKDTENISTTNLTVADKWGNVVEYTLTIEQTGGSGIVVPDRGFLLNNELTDFSTVYDPTDPNRLEPGKRPRSSMSPTIILKEGEPFLALGSPGGSTIITTVLQTILNRVDLGMSIPAALAAPRAAQRNTVNVTAEPEFITAYGDQLAPYGHKLVPAGDAFTSAAEIGAATAIEFGPGKRMVAAAEPARRGGGSAMVVRPSP, encoded by the coding sequence ATGCCATATGTGAGACGTCAATTTGCTGCAGTCACGGCGGCCCTGGCAATGAGTGTAACGAGCGGCGCTGTCGTCAGCCCCGCGTTCGCCGATCCGCGGGTGATTGATAAGACCGCGACTGCCACCGGGTACGGCGGCGCGGTGAGCACCGTGGATCCGGAGGCATCCGCCGCGGCGATCGAGGTCCTCCGCGAGGGCGGCAACGCCGCGGACGCCGCCGTCGCAGCAGCCGCAACCCTGGGCGTGACCGAGCCGTACAGTGCCGGGATCGGCGGTGGCGGCTACTTCGTCTTCTACGACGCGAAGACCGGCGAGGTCAGCACGATCGACGGCCGCGAGACCGCACCGGCGGCAATGCCGCGTGACGCATTTATCGATCCCTCCACCATCACCCCTGAAAAGCCGGCCGGCAGCCCCTACAGTTTCGCGGCTCTCGTCTCAAGCGGCGTCTCCGTGGGGGTGCCCGGCACCCCGGCAACCTGGGAGCGCGCACTTGAGCGGTGGGGGACGCTGAGCCTCGGCGAGGCCCTCGAGCCTGCGATCGAAGTCGCGGACCGTGGCTTCGTGGTGGATGAAACGTTCCGCCAGCAGACCCTCGACAACGCTGTCCGCTTCTCGGCATTCACCTCAACCAGCAGCCTCTTCCTCCCAGGTGGTGACGCACCCGCCGTCGGCAGCGTCTTCCGGAACGACGACCTCGCCCAGACCTATGGGCTCCTCGCGAAAGAAGGAACGCAAGGCTTCTACGGGGGCCCGCTGGCGGCGGAGATCGCCGCGACAGTTCAGGCTCCGCCCAAGGACCCCACTTGGACGCCTCCCGTTTCGCAGCCCCCATTCCCGCCGCTCCCCGTCCCGCCCGGCTACATGACGACGGCGGATCTCGCCGCCTACCGCGCCCTTGACCAGGCGCCCACGCACGTGGAGTACCGCGGCCTGGATGTCTACGGGATGGCGCCGTCGAGCAGCGGAGGCACAACAGTGGGTGAGGCCCTGAACATCCTCGAGCCGTTCAACCTCTCGGAAATGCGTAATCCTGACGGCACGAATCCCGAGGCCCTGCACCATTACCTCGAGGCGAGCGCACTGGCCTTCGCAGACCGCGCCAAGTACGTGGGCGATCCGGCCTTTGTGGACGTCCCCACCGCCGCACTCACTGACCCGGTGTTCGGTAAGGAGCGCGCATGCCAGCTCAACCCGACGGTGGCGGCCCTGAAGCCAGTCCCGGCAGGGAATGTGGCCTCGTACGACGGCGCGTGCCCTGCCGCCGCCGCTGCGCTCACCGATGAGAAGGACACCGAGAACATCTCGACCACCAACCTGACGGTCGCGGATAAGTGGGGCAATGTGGTCGAGTACACGCTCACGATCGAGCAGACCGGCGGGTCCGGCATCGTGGTGCCGGACCGCGGATTCCTGCTGAACAACGAACTCACGGACTTCTCGACTGTGTACGATCCGACCGACCCGAACCGGCTGGAGCCGGGGAAGCGCCCGCGCTCCTCGATGTCGCCCACCATCATCCTCAAGGAGGGAGAGCCGTTCCTCGCGCTCGGCTCGCCAGGCGGATCAACGATCATCACGACTGTCTTGCAGACGATACTGAACCGGGTGGATCTCGGCATGAGCATCCCCGCAGCACTCGCCGCCCCCCGTGCGGCGCAACGGAACACCGTCAATGTCACGGCGGAACCGGAGTTCATCACGGCGTACGGAGACCAGTTGGCACCGTACGGTCATAAGTTGGTGCCGGCGGGTGACGCCTTCACGTCAGCAGCAGAGATCGGCGCGGCCACCGCAATCGAGTTCGGGCCCGGCAAGCGGATGGTCGCCGCGGCTGAGCCAGCACGGCGCGGAGGCGGCTCGGCGATGGTGGTCAGACCGTCGCCGTGA
- the dtd gene encoding D-aminoacyl-tRNA deacylase — protein sequence MRAILQRVTRAEVTVDGETVGAIDRPGLVVLAGVTHKDTIEDAAALAAKIWTLRILDGERSCADQNAPLLVVSQFTLYADTRRGRRPSWSDAAPADIGGALVDSLVAALRDLGAEVATGRFGAMMQVSLINDGPFTISLDTADFSSPRRG from the coding sequence GTGCGAGCCATCCTTCAGCGGGTCACAAGGGCCGAGGTAACTGTCGACGGCGAAACGGTGGGGGCCATCGACCGCCCCGGGCTGGTAGTCCTGGCCGGCGTCACCCACAAGGACACCATTGAGGACGCGGCAGCCCTCGCTGCCAAGATCTGGACCCTGCGGATCCTCGACGGCGAGAGGTCATGTGCCGACCAGAACGCACCCTTGCTGGTGGTTAGCCAGTTCACCCTGTACGCAGACACAAGGCGTGGACGGCGGCCCTCCTGGTCCGACGCAGCGCCGGCGGACATCGGCGGGGCTTTGGTTGACTCCCTTGTGGCCGCCCTGCGTGACCTCGGAGCGGAGGTGGCCACCGGTCGGTTCGGGGCCATGATGCAAGTGTCCCTGATCAACGATGGTCCCTTCACGATTAGCCTGGACACCGCCGACTTCTCATCGCCTCGCCGCGGCTGA